The sequence TATTTTCGGCGGCTAAAACAGGGTCGGTGTTTATGACAAAGTTTCCTGTTTCGATAAGGGGATACAGTCGGTCTACTTCTTTGAAAATATCGGATAGGGATTTGTGGTAGACGTTTGCCAAAGTGCTTAAGGAGTTGATGGAAAGCTGTCTTTTGCCTCCTTCGACCTGCGATATGAATTGCCTAGTGATGTTGGATAGGCACGACAACCCGTTTTGTGTGAGTCCCTGTCGGCGACGGCAATCTAAAAAGATTCGCCGAAGGGCTTCGTGAAGAATGTGGTCTTTGTATTCCATTAGATCCTGGTGAGTTTTATTAGGTCAACACTCCTTTGCGTCCCCTGTAACAATTTTAGAATATGTGCTATTTGCGGAGTGCAAACAACTGTTTGCAAAATGTGCAAAAATTTATTAACGTAGTAGGGGCCAATCGCGCTGGAACCCGCATAGAATAAGGGATTGAGCGAATGTCCGAAAATTATATTTAAAATAAAAGTTTGTCTTTTTCTTGTTAAATTGGAAGGCTTGGTGGAAAATTGCGGGTTTACGGCGGCTCCAGTTTCTCGCCCGTTTGTATAAAGATGAGATTTGTTATTTGATGGTGCTTTGTATAGAAATAAGAAAGGCGTCTCACTTGCCGTGAAACGCCTTCCTTTCTGCGGGTGCTAGGACTCGAACCTGGAGCGGTATATAGACCGGATGTGCCGAATTCATATAAAAAAGCCAGTTGTGGCACATCCTCTCGCAAATGGGCTTGCCCATTTGCTCACAAAGGCTCCAGTTTCTCGCCTGCAATCAACATGAACAAAGAAAAGGCCGATCTTATCGATCGACCTTTCCTTTCTGCGGGTGCCAGGACTCGAACCTGGAGCCTTTTGGTTCGTAGCCAAACGCTCTATCCAGTTGGGCTACATCCGCTTGATTGATGGCCCAAATATAGCTTAATGAGTTTTTTTGTCAAGGGTTTTTGTTGAAATTTTTGAAGTTTTTTTTCGGAGGCTCCAAACGGTTGCGTTTTGGCGGGGGATAAACGCTTGGTGGTTAAGGGTTTTGCTTTCAAATAGCTATCTTTTCTGCCAAATTTTTTTCTAACGGTGATGGACCATGAATAAAGTCAAATCCGTATTGTTTTCGGTTCTGAATGTTTTGAAGGGCTGGCTTGTTGACCGTAGGGTGATCAAGTGGTTGATTATTTTTGCGGTGCCCGTGGTGGCGGCCTTTATTGCCGTCGTTGCGGTCTATAATCATTATGCGCCGGAGCTGCCTTCGCTTTCGCAGCTGGAGCAAATCAACCCGAAGTTGGTCACGAACATTTACGACATGAACGGAAAGATTGCCCACGAATATTTTGTGGAGCGTCGTGAGTGGACAAGTTTCGACTCGATTCCCGAAAATGCGATTCATGCCGTGATGGCGACCGAAGACCGTGCTTTCTACAGCCACTGGGGAATGAACGTGTGGGCGATTCCACCTGCAATTATCCAGAGCAAGCTGAGCGGCAAGCAACTCCGCGGTGCATCTTCCCTGACACAGCAGTTGACCAAGCTCTTGTTCCTGACTCCGGAACGTACGATTTCGCGTAAGATCAAGGAAATGATGACGGCTATCCGTATCGAGCAGACTTACACGAAGCAGGAAATTCTTGAATTCTACATGAATGAAGTCTACCTGGGTGGTGGTAACTATGGATTCCAGGCAGCGGGTAAGTTCTATTTCGGACGTCCGCTCGATAGCCTTACGATTCCTGAATATGCGGTTCTCGCCGGTATGCTCAAGGCTCCCGAATCATACCGCCCCGACCGTCATCCGAAGGCTTCCTTGGAACGCCGCAATACGGTGCTCTATGCCATGCGCGATGCGGGCTACATCAATGATGACGAATACCACGAATATATCAAGACTCCGATTGAACTTGCCAAAAAAGAAGTTTCCAATGAATCGGGCTTGTACTTCTACGAAGAAATCCGTAAGTACATGGAAAAGAAGTACGGCGAAAATTCTCTGTATGCCGACGGTATTTCCATCAACTCGACAATCGACCCCGATATTCAGGCCTTTGCCGATAGTGTTGCCCGTGTGCAGGTGGAAAAGGTCCGCCGTCGCGTGAAGTACCGTGCGACCCGCCGCCTTTACCTGACTAAGAAATACAATATGCCCGAAGACAGTGTGGTTGCGCACTTCGATAGCGTGTACACGCTTTTCAAGAAGGAATACTTGGCCGAAGATTTGAAGCGCCCTGCTGACAAGCGCCGTTTCCCGGATAGCATTGTTTACCATCATCCTGAAATTGCGGCGATCTTGATCGAAAACGAGACGGGGGCAATCCGTGCGATGGTGGGTGGCTCCGACTTCAACCAGTCCCGTTGGAACCGTGCGGTGCAGTCGCTGCGTCAGCCGGGGTCTTCGTTCAAGCCGATCGTGTATTCTACGGCAATGGACAACGGTGCAAGTCCCTGCGACTCCGTGAACGACCAGCCGGTGAGCATTCCCGATCCAGACGATAAGGACAAGAACAAGGTCTGGCGCCCGGCGAACTTTGAACACGACTTCGAAGGCATGATGACGCTCCGTCGCGCCCTTTACCGCTCCAAGAACCTGCCTGCCATTCTTACCGGCATGAAATACGGCCTTAACAACGTGGTGAACTACGCCCGCAAGTTCGGTATTGTACGTGCTCCGTTAATGGCTGTTCCGAGTCTTGCGCTGGGTTCCGTAGGTGCGACCCTTATGGAAATGACTTCTGCCTATACGGTGTTCCCGAATGGCGGTAACCGAATCGAACCTTACATGATCGAATCGATTGTCGACCGCAATGGCGAAGTGATTGAAAAGAATTCCAAGGTCGAACACGAAGTGCTGCGCCCGGCATCGGCCTACCTGATGGTGGACATGCTCAAGGACGTGAACGTCCGTGGTACGGCGGCCCGCGTGTGGGCGAGTGGCTTTACGCATCCGAGCGGTGGCAAGACCGGTACGACGAACGACTACACCGACTGCTGGTACATCGGCTTTACCAAGCAGTATACGATGGGCGTGTGGGTCGGCTCCGACAGCCCGGGTACCTTGGGTGCCGGTCACACGGGTACCGAAGATGCGCTCCCGGTCTGGATGGCTGTGATGAAGGAGCTTCATAAGGATCTGCCGCGCAAGCCCTTCCCGGTTCCCTCGGGAGTCGTAAGCAAGGGCGTCTGCAACCATACGGGTAAGCTCGCCGGTGAGTTCTGCTCCGAAAAGACCTACTGCCTGTACACGGCGGGGTACGCTCCGACCGAGACTTGCGACGGTAACCATTTCGAAGTCAAGACAAAATCTGCTGACGATGCAACGCTCTTCAGCAACAAGGGTGCCAGTTCCGCTCCCAAGGCCTCTAGCAGTGGCCCTGCGAAAAAGAGCACCCGTAAGATGTTCTAGTAGAGATACGGAAAATCGTAAAAGTAGAAGGTGACTGTCCCGTCATCGTTTTTCCACCAGGCCATTTCGCTCCCGTCCTTGTAGAGCGTGAGTTCGTCGCTGTCCTGGTAGAAATTGAAGTAGCTGCCAAGTTCCGAGTCGTAGCCTTCGTCGTATTCCGATTCAAGGTAATAGTAGCGGTCGCCGTCCAGGTTTAGGTTGGCGAGTCCGTCGCTGTCTACGCGGAGCGATACAAACATCGAGGTGGAATGGATTTTGCCACAGTCGTAAGCTCCGAATGAATCGAAACGGCAATCTTGTACGTAGTAGAAATTAAAACGTTTGTTGTATCTGGCGCCGTCGGCTTTCGGATCTGGGCCGAGATCGCCGCAGGCGGTCAGGAGCGTGCCGCAAGAAAGGGCAAGGCCAAGAACGGCCGAGAACGGTGCTGAAAAAAACGACGCTTTTTTCAGCGCCGTTCTTGAAAGATTTTTGAAGAGTGGATTCATTGCTTTATCGAAGTTCTTCTTTACGGGTTCTCGTAGTCGCCGCCATAAAGTTCTTCTTCGGCTTCTTGAGTGTTTTCATCCTGGTAGGCTTCGGGGGCCTGCAGGTCGCGGGTGCTGCCGTACTTGCGCTTTTCTTCGTCGGTCAGCTTGTTGGAGTAGACGATTTCTTCCTGGCTCTGGGAAGCTTCTTCCTCTTCTTCCTGCAGAATCTTTTGACCCTGTTCGATGCGGCGCTTGATGCGTTCGTCTTCCATCTGCTTCAGGTTCGTGCCGACCTTGGCCTGTTCTTCGGACATCACGTAGCGTTCGTTGGCTTCGTCCATGGCGCCCTTGATGCCGACCAGACGACCCTTGCTGTCGACCTGAAGACCAGCCCTACGGAGAGTCGAAAGCGGAAGGCGACGGGCAGCGGTCTTGTATTCGTCCTTGAATTCGTAGCCGTCGGAGGAGGCGATTGCGTCGGCTTCGTCAGCGGTTACGTATTCCAGAGCTTCTTGCCAGCGGGAACCCTGTACGCAGGAAGTAAAGCCAACGAGGGCATTGTCCAATGCTTCCGGATCGTCGGAGCGCGTACCGCCACAGGCGGTCAAGGCGAGTGCTGCCAAAGAAAGACCTAATAAAAGCTTTTTCATAGGTTAAACCTCCGAAAAAATAAATTCGCTATAAATATATTCATTTTTAGCGAAAGTCAATGAAGAACGTCTTTTTTTTTCGTTCAAAAGGTCATTTTCTTGCTATCATTTACGTCCATGAACGAAAACGCAGATATTTACCGCATCCGTAAAGACGACCGTGAAATTATTCTTATCGGTACTGCCCATATTTCCCAGGCCTCCAAGGAGCTGGTTCGCGAAACGATAGAGGCTGAAACTCCGGATACGGTCTGCGTTGAACTGGATGAAGGCCGCCTGAATTCCATCAAGGATCCGGACCGCTGGAAAAAGATGGACCTGAAGCAGGTTATCAAGAAAAAGCAGTTGGCGACGCTGATTGCAAACCTCGTACTCGGGTCGTACCAGAAACGAATGGGTGCCCAGACGGGTGTAAAGCCCGGTTCCGAATTGAAGGAAGCGGTCGAAGTCGCCGAAAGACAAAACAGCAATTTGGTTCTTGCGGACCGCGATATCAAGATTACTCTGAAACGCACCTGGGCCTGTACTCCGTGGTACCGCAAGCTGAACCTGCTGGCGGGGCTTTTTGCAAGCATTTTCGACAAGACCGAAGTGAGCGAAGAAGAACTCGCCAAAATCAAGGAACAGGATGCGCTGAGTTCCATGATGCAGGATTTCGGGAAATCTTTCCCCGAAGTAAAGCAGGTGCTGATCGATGAACGCGACCAGTTCCTGGCGAGTAAGATCAAGAATGCCCCTGGCAAGAAAATCATTGCGGTCGTGGGGGCCGGCCACATGAGAGGTATTGCGCAGATTATCGAGCAGGACAAGGAACTGCCGAGCGAAGAATCCATTAGCGTTATTCCGAAAAGCGCTCCGATCTGGAAAATTATCGGCTGGGCGATTCCTGTTGCCATTGTTGCAAGTATCATTGCGGTCGGTATTCATACCGGTGCCGAAAAGGCCGGCGAACTCAGCCTTCAGTGGGCGATGCTTACGGGCGGTGGTGCGATGCTTGGAACCATCATTGCTGGCGGACATCCGCTGACGGTCTTGGTTGCCTTGGTGGCGGCTCCGTTTACGGGACTTACTCCGCTTATTGGTGTCGGTTTCTTTACGGCGCTGACGCAGGTTTACATGAGACCTCCGCGAGTGTCTGAAATGGAAACGCTGACGGACGATATCTGGCAGGTGAGACGCTGGTGGAAAAACCGCGTGACCCGAGTCATCCTTTGTTTCCTTTGTCCGGGAATCCCTGCGATTATTGGAAAGATTCTTGCGATATTCAAAATTTACCAGGCGATGTAGTCGCTTGAATTTAGGATGGTCGCGAGAGTGCGGGCCAATGGGAAGGCTTCACTTATTTGCAGACCGAGCGGTCTTTGTGAGCGACAAAGCCCCAGGCGTTAAGCTGGGGCGGTCGCGAGAGCACGGGCCAATGGGTTTGCTTCACTTATTTGCAGACCGTGCGGTCTTATAGCTTACAAATCGAATATTGCCACAGTAATCCTTGTGGATTCCGGTAAATTCTAGCCACGGGTAGTTGTCGGCTTCGCTCTTCAGGACTTCTGCCTGTTCCGAGCCGATTTCCAGAAGAATCGAGGCCTTTGCGTTCAGCTTGCCTTCGGTCTGCTGCAGTAACTTGCGCACGAGCGTAAGTCCGTCGGGTCCGCCGTAGAGGGCGAGTGCCGGGTCGAACTTATCGACTTCGGGCTGGAGCTTTCCCTTTTCGCCATCGGGAATGTAGGGGAGGTTTGCGATGAGGCAGTCGATTTTTGGTAAGGTCGCTGTGCTTGCCGAAGCGCCGACAACATTTGCAATAACGTCGTCGGTGACAGCATCGAGCAAGTCGCCTTGTGCAAAGACCAAGGTCCCTGAGCTTGTCGAAGGGACTGATGAGCTTGTTGAAGCGGAACTGTCGCCGAGGGCGTTGGCTTCGGCGTTTTCGCGGGCGAGCGAAAGTGCATCTTCAGAGATGTCTGTCGCAAGCACTTTCGCACCGGCGATTTCTTTCGCGCAGGCGATAGAAATCGCGGCTGTTCCCGTGCCCACTTCCACGATGAACGGCGATTCGATCCCCTTGAGGCGTTCTTTTGCCATGTCGACAAGCATCTCTGTCTCGGGGCGCGGGATCAGCGCCCGCTTGTCGCATTTGATGATAAATCCGCGGAAACTCGTGTCGCCGATAATATGCTGCAGCGGTTCGCGGCTTGCGCGGCGTGCCACCATCTGGCGGAGAACATCGAGTTCCGCGTCGGTCAGCGGCTTTTCGAAGTTCAGGTAAATGTCCATGCGGGACTTCATCTGAAGCCCGTGGCTGATGATGTATTCGGCATCCAAGCGCGCGTCAGGAATACCCTTCTTTTCGAAGAAGACCTTGGTGCGGTTCAGAATTTCAAGTACAGTCATCTGCGGCATTATAGACATTCCTATCGTGCGTCATTGTGAGCCCCAGGTCCTTGAGCTTGCCGAAGGGAGGGGCGTGGCAATCCATTAAGCGTTG comes from uncultured Fibrobacter sp. and encodes:
- a CDS encoding penicillin-binding protein 1A produces the protein MNKVKSVLFSVLNVLKGWLVDRRVIKWLIIFAVPVVAAFIAVVAVYNHYAPELPSLSQLEQINPKLVTNIYDMNGKIAHEYFVERREWTSFDSIPENAIHAVMATEDRAFYSHWGMNVWAIPPAIIQSKLSGKQLRGASSLTQQLTKLLFLTPERTISRKIKEMMTAIRIEQTYTKQEILEFYMNEVYLGGGNYGFQAAGKFYFGRPLDSLTIPEYAVLAGMLKAPESYRPDRHPKASLERRNTVLYAMRDAGYINDDEYHEYIKTPIELAKKEVSNESGLYFYEEIRKYMEKKYGENSLYADGISINSTIDPDIQAFADSVARVQVEKVRRRVKYRATRRLYLTKKYNMPEDSVVAHFDSVYTLFKKEYLAEDLKRPADKRRFPDSIVYHHPEIAAILIENETGAIRAMVGGSDFNQSRWNRAVQSLRQPGSSFKPIVYSTAMDNGASPCDSVNDQPVSIPDPDDKDKNKVWRPANFEHDFEGMMTLRRALYRSKNLPAILTGMKYGLNNVVNYARKFGIVRAPLMAVPSLALGSVGATLMEMTSAYTVFPNGGNRIEPYMIESIVDRNGEVIEKNSKVEHEVLRPASAYLMVDMLKDVNVRGTAARVWASGFTHPSGGKTGTTNDYTDCWYIGFTKQYTMGVWVGSDSPGTLGAGHTGTEDALPVWMAVMKELHKDLPRKPFPVPSGVVSKGVCNHTGKLAGEFCSEKTYCLYTAGYAPTETCDGNHFEVKTKSADDATLFSNKGASSAPKASSSGPAKKSTRKMF
- a CDS encoding TraB/GumN family protein; this translates as MNENADIYRIRKDDREIILIGTAHISQASKELVRETIEAETPDTVCVELDEGRLNSIKDPDRWKKMDLKQVIKKKQLATLIANLVLGSYQKRMGAQTGVKPGSELKEAVEVAERQNSNLVLADRDIKITLKRTWACTPWYRKLNLLAGLFASIFDKTEVSEEELAKIKEQDALSSMMQDFGKSFPEVKQVLIDERDQFLASKIKNAPGKKIIAVVGAGHMRGIAQIIEQDKELPSEESISVIPKSAPIWKIIGWAIPVAIVASIIAVGIHTGAEKAGELSLQWAMLTGGGAMLGTIIAGGHPLTVLVALVAAPFTGLTPLIGVGFFTALTQVYMRPPRVSEMETLTDDIWQVRRWWKNRVTRVILCFLCPGIPAIIGKILAIFKIYQAM
- the prmC gene encoding peptide chain release factor N(5)-glutamine methyltransferase — its product is MPQMTVLEILNRTKVFFEKKGIPDARLDAEYIISHGLQMKSRMDIYLNFEKPLTDAELDVLRQMVARRASREPLQHIIGDTSFRGFIIKCDKRALIPRPETEMLVDMAKERLKGIESPFIVEVGTGTAAISIACAKEIAGAKVLATDISEDALSLARENAEANALGDSSASTSSSVPSTSSGTLVFAQGDLLDAVTDDVIANVVGASASTATLPKIDCLIANLPYIPDGEKGKLQPEVDKFDPALALYGGPDGLTLVRKLLQQTEGKLNAKASILLEIGSEQAEVLKSEADNYPWLEFTGIHKDYCGNIRFVSYKTARSANK
- a CDS encoding helix-turn-helix transcriptional regulator, whose amino-acid sequence is MEYKDHILHEALRRIFLDCRRRQGLTQNGLSCLSNITRQFISQVEGGKRQLSINSLSTLANVYHKSLSDIFKEVDRLYPLIETGNFVINTDPVLAAENNKKALAYLHNIKRKPAH